CTACCGAAAGGGGAAGTTGATGACTTCATCCCAGGAAGTGTAGTAGGAGCCATTTGTCCTCCTGTCATTCCATATATTCCATTATTTACAAAAATAATAGTAAAATTTTCGCCTCTGTTACAAGCATGAATAGTTTCCGCTGTACCAATTGCAGCCAAATCACCATCTCCTTGATAAGTAAAGATGTATTTTTCAGGCATTAATCTTTTTAAAGCTGTTGCCACTGCTGGAGCTCTTCCGTGAGCAGCTTGTTGCATATCAACATTCATAAATTCGTAAGCAAGAACAGAACAACCTACAGGTGCTACTCCAACTGTGTCTGCCTGTATTCCAAGTTCTTCAACAATTTCCATTGTAATACGATGAGCCGTTCCATGACCACAACCCGGGCAATATGATAATGTTTTATCTGTCATCAATTTGGTTTTTGAATAAACCAAATTTTCTTCACTGATAATATCTTTTATTCCTATATTTTCTGACATGATTAACCTCCTATTAATTTATTATTGAGTGCTTCTACAACCTCATTTGGCATAGCTATTACTCCACCCATTCTACCAAAATGTTCAACTTTCACTTTTCCATTTACTGCAAGTCTGATATCTTCTACCATTTGACCGGCATTCATTTCTACTGATAAAATCCCTTTTACTTGATCTGCTAATTTATTTATTTCTTCTGTTGGGAAAGGGAAAAGAGTTATTGGTCTTAGTAAACCAACTTTTACTCCATTTTCTCTTAATGTTTTTACTGCTTTACTGCAAATACGTGCTGAGGAGCCAAAAGCAACAATTAAATATTCAGCATCATCACAATCAAATTTTTCAAAAAGCACTTCAGTATCTATCATTTTTTTGTACTTCTTCTGTAATTTAATATTATGTAGTTCTTGTTTTTCGGAAACAAGTTCTAATGATGTAATAATATTTCTTTCCCTATCAGGAGTTTTTCCTGTAGTTGCCCATGGGCATTTCTTCATTATTTCTTCTTCAGTAAGTCGTTTTTGCTGTGGTTTAAATTCAACTTTTTCCATCATTTGTCCAATAACACCATCAGAAAGTATCATTACAGGATTTCTGTATTTAAAAGCTAAATCAAAACCAAGTGAAACAAAATCAGCCATTTCCTGTACTGAAGAAGGTGCAAGAACAATTAGTTTGTAATCACCATGTCCACCACCTTTTACAGATTGAAAATAATCTGATTGTGAAGGTTGAATTGTTCCTAAACCAGGACCTCCTCTTTGAACATTAACAATAAGACATGGTAATTCGGCACCGGCTATATATGATAGTCCTTCTTGCTTTAGGCTAACACCGGGGCTTGATGATGATGTCATTACTTTTTTGCCGGCAGCTGCTCCTCCATAAACCATATTTATTGCTGCAACTTCCGACTCTGCTTGAAGAATAACCATACCGGTTCTTTCATGTGGCTTTTCAATCATAAAATATTCTAAAACTTCTGATTGCGGAGTAATCGGATAGCCGAAATACCCATCTGCTCCTGCAAGGATAGCTGCTTCTGCTACCGCTTCATTTCCTTTCATTAATTTTATTTCTGTCATTTTTTTAATTTTTTTGGGGATGAATTATTCGGTTATTCTTTTTCTATATACAGTAATTACTCCATCTGGACAAACTATTGCACAATTAGAGCAACCTGTACATGCTTCAGGATTTTCCATGTATGAATAATGATAACCTTTTGCATTTACTTCTTTTGCCATAGCGATAACATCCATTGGACATGCTTCAGTACAAAGTTCACATCCTTTGCATTCTTCTGTGTCAACGACAATAGCACCTTTTATTTTTGCCATATTTTTTATTTTAAATTTGTTTAAATATAATGCGTAAACATTATTTTTTTGCACAAATGTTAAAAAAAAAATGATTTTTTTAAAACTTATTTAATTATTTTTTTATTACTCATAAAATCAGGAGTTTGCAATTTCTTGTGATACTTATTTATTGACTTTCGGAGCTTAAACTTGCAGAAATCATTTTCCTATAGAACCTCCCTTAATAACCTGCCCCGTTTTTTTTGTGGGATACGGTTCTCCTGCTGAAGCAGGACA
This genomic window from Bacteroidota bacterium contains:
- a CDS encoding thiamine pyrophosphate-dependent enzyme, which gives rise to MSENIGIKDIISEENLVYSKTKLMTDKTLSYCPGCGHGTAHRITMEIVEELGIQADTVGVAPVGCSVLAYEFMNVDMQQAAHGRAPAVATALKRLMPEKYIFTYQGDGDLAAIGTAETIHACNRGENFTIIFVNNGIYGMTGGQMAPTTLPGMKSSTSPFGRDVELMGNPLKITELIAQLPGTHYVTRQAVHTPGNVRKAKKAIRKAFENQTLNKGISFVEIVSNCNSGWKMTPLDANKWMVDNMFPFYPLGDIKVDGEIVNK
- a CDS encoding 3-methyl-2-oxobutanoate dehydrogenase subunit VorB; the encoded protein is MTEIKLMKGNEAVAEAAILAGADGYFGYPITPQSEVLEYFMIEKPHERTGMVILQAESEVAAINMVYGGAAAGKKVMTSSSSPGVSLKQEGLSYIAGAELPCLIVNVQRGGPGLGTIQPSQSDYFQSVKGGGHGDYKLIVLAPSSVQEMADFVSLGFDLAFKYRNPVMILSDGVIGQMMEKVEFKPQQKRLTEEEIMKKCPWATTGKTPDRERNIITSLELVSEKQELHNIKLQKKYKKMIDTEVLFEKFDCDDAEYLIVAFGSSARICSKAVKTLRENGVKVGLLRPITLFPFPTEEINKLADQVKGILSVEMNAGQMVEDIRLAVNGKVKVEHFGRMGGVIAMPNEVVEALNNKLIGG
- a CDS encoding ferredoxin family protein, translated to MAKIKGAIVVDTEECKGCELCTEACPMDVIAMAKEVNAKGYHYSYMENPEACTGCSNCAIVCPDGVITVYRKRITE